Proteins co-encoded in one Pseudarthrobacter chlorophenolicus A6 genomic window:
- a CDS encoding ATP-dependent DNA ligase — protein sequence MAGRELTLTNLDKIIYPETGTTKADVLAYYAAVAHVLIPAAANRPATRKRWVNGVGTAEKPGEVFFQKNLEDSAPDWLPRAAITHKDRTIHYPMVNDPAVLTWFGQINSLEIHVPQWRVDSQGTQLNPDRLVLDLDPGEGAGLADCREVALLARAILQDVGLAPVPVTSGSKGIHLYAPLDGTQTSDQISEFARELARALESDHPDLAVSDMKKTLRKGKVLVDWSQNNAAKTTIVPYSLRGRPTPMVAAPRTWREISSPRLKHLDYQEVLRRVQDGKDPFAAVVRAAGTLDDGDGGTGTAQDGTHDGHPRLAKYRAMRDPKATPEPFSGAPRGGDAFVIQEHHASRLHWDLRLEHEGVLASWALPKGVPESGGKNHLAVQTEDHPMDYLTFHGTIPKGEYGAGDMTIWDTGTYELHKWINGKEVIVTLTGSEGGGLGGTRKVALIHTGRGQGSDAEKQWLIHLMDKEDQGARRRHAPSSAEPAGSAEDVGSAGKSGDASNEQAGAKQVSPDDVRPMMATAGVPSDLLGSDWQVELKWDGVRAILVADESSVRIFSRNGNDVTRTYPELTDRRCWPEQPFVADGEIIAVGPSGRPDFGLLQGRMKLTRAADVVKAQKALPVRLMLFDLLHDGGTDLRRLPLRARRQRLEQFFQPSDCPVELSMVLEDPVEHIMDSARELGLEGVMAKRTDSRYVSGQRTRTWIKLKTERTQEVVVGGWRPGKGGRQETVGSLLVGIPDGNKLQYVGRVGSGFSGRELAELRQTVEQLARKTSPFHEVPRPDSADAHWVTPQLVGEVTYGEWTGPGRLRHPRWRGWRLDKDPSEVVRED from the coding sequence GTGGCCGGGCGCGAGCTGACGCTGACCAACCTGGACAAAATCATCTACCCGGAAACCGGCACCACCAAGGCCGATGTGCTGGCCTACTACGCCGCCGTGGCCCATGTCCTTATTCCCGCCGCAGCCAACCGGCCAGCCACCCGGAAACGCTGGGTGAACGGAGTGGGCACCGCGGAGAAGCCCGGCGAGGTCTTCTTCCAAAAGAACCTGGAGGACTCCGCTCCCGACTGGCTTCCCCGCGCCGCCATCACCCACAAGGACCGGACCATCCACTACCCGATGGTCAACGATCCCGCCGTCCTCACCTGGTTCGGGCAGATCAATTCCCTCGAAATCCACGTTCCCCAGTGGCGGGTGGATTCCCAGGGCACCCAGCTGAACCCGGACCGGCTGGTCCTTGACCTGGACCCCGGCGAGGGCGCCGGCCTCGCCGATTGCCGTGAAGTGGCGCTGCTGGCCCGCGCCATCCTGCAGGACGTGGGCCTGGCCCCGGTCCCCGTCACCAGCGGCAGCAAGGGAATCCACCTGTACGCGCCCCTGGACGGCACGCAGACCTCGGACCAGATCTCCGAGTTCGCCCGGGAACTGGCACGAGCCCTGGAATCCGACCACCCGGACCTCGCCGTCAGCGACATGAAGAAGACCCTCCGCAAGGGCAAGGTGCTGGTGGACTGGAGCCAGAACAACGCCGCGAAAACCACCATCGTGCCCTATTCCCTGCGCGGCCGGCCCACCCCCATGGTCGCGGCGCCGCGGACGTGGCGGGAGATCAGCTCCCCCAGGCTCAAGCACCTCGACTACCAGGAGGTGCTGCGTCGGGTGCAGGACGGCAAGGACCCGTTCGCCGCCGTCGTCCGTGCTGCCGGAACGCTTGACGACGGCGATGGCGGCACGGGCACAGCGCAGGACGGCACCCACGACGGGCATCCCCGACTGGCGAAGTACCGTGCGATGCGCGATCCCAAGGCCACGCCTGAGCCGTTCAGTGGCGCACCGCGCGGCGGCGACGCGTTCGTGATCCAGGAACACCACGCCAGCCGCCTGCACTGGGACCTCAGGCTGGAGCACGAGGGCGTCCTGGCATCCTGGGCGCTCCCCAAAGGTGTGCCGGAGTCGGGCGGCAAGAACCACCTGGCCGTCCAGACCGAGGACCACCCCATGGACTACCTCACCTTCCACGGCACCATCCCCAAGGGTGAATACGGCGCCGGCGACATGACCATCTGGGACACCGGAACGTATGAGCTGCACAAGTGGATCAACGGCAAGGAAGTAATCGTCACCCTCACCGGCTCAGAGGGCGGCGGGCTGGGCGGCACCAGGAAGGTGGCCCTCATCCATACCGGCCGCGGCCAGGGCAGCGATGCCGAAAAGCAGTGGCTGATCCACCTGATGGACAAGGAGGACCAGGGCGCACGACGGCGGCACGCCCCTTCGTCTGCGGAGCCTGCGGGGAGTGCCGAGGACGTGGGCAGTGCCGGGAAATCCGGGGACGCATCAAACGAACAGGCCGGCGCCAAGCAGGTTTCCCCCGACGATGTCCGCCCCATGATGGCCACCGCGGGAGTCCCCTCAGACCTCCTGGGCAGCGACTGGCAGGTTGAACTCAAATGGGACGGAGTGCGCGCCATCCTTGTGGCGGATGAGTCCTCGGTCCGCATTTTCAGCCGCAACGGCAACGACGTCACCAGGACCTACCCCGAGCTGACGGACCGGCGGTGCTGGCCGGAGCAGCCGTTCGTGGCCGATGGTGAGATCATCGCCGTCGGCCCCTCCGGCAGGCCGGACTTCGGCCTGCTGCAGGGCAGGATGAAACTCACCCGCGCCGCCGACGTCGTCAAAGCGCAGAAGGCCTTACCCGTCCGGCTGATGCTCTTCGACCTCCTGCACGACGGCGGCACGGACCTCCGGCGCCTCCCGCTCAGGGCGCGGCGCCAACGGCTTGAACAGTTCTTCCAGCCCTCCGACTGCCCTGTGGAACTGTCAATGGTGCTCGAGGATCCGGTGGAACACATCATGGACAGCGCACGGGAGCTGGGGCTCGAGGGCGTGATGGCCAAGCGCACGGACAGCCGCTACGTCAGCGGCCAGCGGACGCGAACCTGGATCAAACTCAAGACCGAACGCACCCAGGAAGTGGTGGTGGGCGGCTGGCGGCCGGGCAAGGGCGGCCGCCAGGAAACCGTGGGATCCCTGCTGGTAGGTATTCCGGACGGGAACAAACTCCAGTACGTGGGCCGGGTGGGCAGCGGCTTCAGCGGCCGCGAACTGGCCGAACTGCGGCAGACCGTGGAGCAGCTTGCCCGGAAGACCTCGCCGTTCCACGAGGTTCCCAGGCCTGACTCCGCGGATGCGCACTGGGTCACACCCCAACTCGTGGGTGAGGTCACGTACGGGGAGTGGACTGGCCCGGGGCGGTTGCGGCATCCCCGGTGGCGGGGCTGGCGCCTGGACAAGGACCCGTCAGAGGTGGTCCGGGAGGATTGA
- a CDS encoding HPr family phosphocarrier protein, which yields MPERTATVASRVGLHARPAAIFAEAAGEFDLDITIAREGEPADEAMDAASILSLMSLGASHGDVVVLRAEGAGADDALERLVQILETDHDAE from the coding sequence ATGCCAGAACGCACCGCAACCGTCGCCAGCCGCGTGGGCCTGCACGCCCGTCCCGCCGCCATCTTTGCGGAGGCCGCCGGCGAGTTCGACCTGGACATCACCATCGCCCGTGAAGGCGAGCCCGCCGACGAGGCCATGGATGCGGCCAGCATCCTGTCGCTCATGAGCCTGGGTGCCTCACACGGCGACGTTGTGGTGCTCCGCGCCGAGGGTGCAGGCGCCGATGACGCCCTGGAACGCCTGGTGCAGATCCTGGAAACGGACCACGACGCCGAGTAG
- the ku gene encoding non-homologous end joining protein Ku encodes MRAIWKGAIAFGLVNVPVKVYSATEDHDISLHQVHNADGGRIRYQRRCEVCGQVIDYSDIEKAFEEDGRTVVLSKDELKAIPAENSHEIEVVQFVPSEQLEPMMFEKSYYLEPDSKSPKAYVLLRRALEDTDRVAIVQYALREKTRLGALRIKDDVLVLQSLLWPDEVREANFPSLDADIRISAQERDMSAALVESMAADFEPESFTDDYQVQLRKLIDAKLEQGESLDTDETFGVEAGEGGKGEVIDLMEALKRSLDRKRGGAAAASGAADSEEEEASDDDGSEDGEKSAKPARKSSGSRSPGTGTAAASKTSASKATDTKTGTRSTAAKSTASKSVAAKGTSTRSTAAKSTGTQSTAAKTAAGKSTGTKAAASKSTEKPAAKSTTRARKPA; translated from the coding sequence ATGAGAGCCATCTGGAAGGGCGCCATCGCATTTGGGCTGGTCAACGTGCCCGTCAAGGTCTACAGCGCCACAGAGGATCATGACATCAGTCTGCACCAGGTCCACAACGCCGACGGCGGAAGGATCCGCTACCAGCGCCGTTGCGAGGTCTGCGGGCAGGTGATCGACTACTCGGACATCGAGAAAGCCTTCGAGGAAGACGGCCGCACGGTGGTGCTGTCCAAGGATGAGCTGAAGGCCATCCCGGCGGAAAACAGCCACGAAATCGAAGTGGTGCAGTTCGTTCCCTCCGAGCAGCTCGAACCGATGATGTTCGAGAAGAGCTATTACCTGGAACCGGACTCCAAGTCGCCCAAAGCCTACGTTCTGCTGCGCCGGGCCCTCGAAGACACAGACAGGGTGGCCATCGTCCAGTACGCCCTGCGCGAGAAGACCCGGCTGGGGGCGCTGCGGATCAAGGACGACGTCCTGGTGCTGCAGTCCCTGCTGTGGCCGGACGAGGTGCGCGAGGCGAACTTCCCCTCGCTGGACGCCGACATCAGGATCTCCGCGCAGGAACGCGATATGTCCGCAGCGCTGGTCGAATCGATGGCCGCGGACTTTGAACCGGAATCCTTCACCGACGACTACCAGGTGCAGCTGCGGAAGCTCATCGACGCCAAGCTGGAACAGGGCGAGTCCCTGGACACCGATGAAACCTTCGGCGTGGAGGCAGGCGAGGGAGGCAAGGGCGAGGTCATCGACCTGATGGAAGCCCTGAAACGCAGCCTCGACCGGAAACGCGGCGGCGCGGCAGCAGCCTCGGGCGCAGCGGATTCCGAGGAGGAGGAAGCGTCCGACGACGACGGGTCGGAGGATGGGGAAAAGTCCGCCAAGCCCGCGCGGAAGTCCTCCGGCTCACGGTCCCCGGGAACAGGGACTGCCGCTGCTTCAAAGACATCAGCGTCCAAGGCCACCGACACCAAAACCGGCACCCGGTCTACGGCGGCCAAATCGACGGCGTCGAAGAGCGTTGCGGCCAAGGGCACGTCAACCCGGAGCACCGCAGCGAAGTCCACCGGCACCCAGTCCACCGCCGCAAAGACCGCCGCCGGCAAATCCACCGGGACCAAGGCGGCCGCGTCAAAGAGCACCGAGAAACCCGCCGCGAAGTCCACCACCAGGGCGCGCAAGCCGGCGTAA
- a CDS encoding SRPBCC domain-containing protein yields MPGDFTSTSSATIDAPPDRVWNVITDPAAAREFMFGAELETDWAEGSPITWSGEWEGKPYQDKGKVLEVDPGRKLVHTHFSALSGDEDVPENYHTLTWTLQDRDGGTHLTLAQDNNPSEEAASHSKGMWDKLVADVKAIAERP; encoded by the coding sequence ATGCCCGGAGACTTCACGTCAACATCCAGCGCCACCATCGACGCCCCGCCGGACCGCGTCTGGAACGTCATCACGGACCCCGCGGCCGCCAGGGAATTCATGTTCGGGGCTGAACTCGAGACGGACTGGGCGGAAGGAAGTCCCATCACGTGGAGCGGCGAATGGGAGGGCAAACCGTACCAGGACAAAGGCAAGGTGCTGGAAGTGGATCCCGGCCGGAAACTGGTGCACACCCATTTCAGCGCCCTCAGCGGCGACGAGGACGTGCCGGAGAACTACCACACGCTGACCTGGACGCTGCAGGACCGCGACGGCGGCACCCACCTCACGCTCGCCCAGGACAACAACCCGAGTGAAGAGGCGGCAAGCCACTCTAAGGGCATGTGGGACAAGCTGGTGGCCGACGTGAAAGCCATCGCCGAACGCCCCTGA
- a CDS encoding class I SAM-dependent methyltransferase, with product MNDQTDAAEADRALKQKHRAMWASGDYPALADEMLLELGAILVEACGVRSRHRVLDVAAGSGNAAIPAAMMGAKVVASDLTPELFEAGRREAGNRGVSLEWKEADAEALPFDDASFDVVMSCLGAMFAPRHQTAADEILRVCKPGGNIGLLSWTPEGFIGRMFAIMKPFAPPPPPGAQPAPLWGSEDHVRELLGDRVTDVAVRKQALAVRSFHQPGDFVRYFKSHYGPTIAVYKYIGADADKVKELDKALTDLAESFGDAHGDTPFQMEWEYLLFTARKA from the coding sequence ATGAATGACCAGACCGATGCGGCCGAGGCGGACCGGGCGCTGAAACAGAAGCACCGTGCCATGTGGGCGTCCGGGGATTACCCGGCGCTGGCGGATGAAATGCTCCTGGAGCTGGGCGCCATCCTGGTGGAAGCGTGCGGCGTCCGCTCCCGCCACCGGGTGCTGGACGTGGCCGCCGGGTCAGGTAATGCGGCTATCCCCGCGGCCATGATGGGCGCCAAGGTGGTGGCCTCGGACCTCACTCCGGAGCTCTTCGAAGCCGGGCGGCGCGAAGCCGGCAACCGGGGCGTCAGCCTGGAATGGAAAGAAGCCGACGCCGAGGCGCTGCCGTTCGACGACGCCTCGTTCGACGTCGTGATGTCCTGCCTGGGTGCCATGTTCGCGCCGCGGCACCAGACGGCGGCGGATGAAATCCTCCGGGTGTGCAAGCCCGGCGGCAACATCGGGCTGCTCAGCTGGACCCCTGAGGGCTTCATTGGCCGGATGTTCGCCATCATGAAGCCCTTCGCTCCGCCGCCACCGCCGGGCGCCCAGCCTGCACCCCTGTGGGGGAGCGAGGACCACGTCAGGGAACTGCTGGGGGACAGGGTCACCGACGTGGCGGTCCGCAAGCAGGCCCTGGCGGTGCGGAGTTTCCACCAGCCCGGCGACTTTGTCCGCTACTTCAAATCGCACTACGGCCCCACCATCGCCGTCTACAAATACATCGGGGCCGACGCGGACAAGGTCAAGGAACTGGACAAGGCGCTGACGGACCTCGCCGAGTCCTTCGGCGACGCCCACGGCGACACCCCGTTCCAGATGGAATGGGAATATTTGCTGTTCACCGCGAGGAAGGCCTGA
- a CDS encoding DeoR/GlpR family DNA-binding transcription regulator: MFAEERQQKIAELVAGSGRVSVTLLAERFRITTETVRRDLATLENAGTVRRVHGGAVAADRFSTTEESVTERAIRRPDQKSRIAEAALALIPRNSPGSVLIDGGTTTEVLADMLARRTAVELSESGGAGTELVAITHAVPIAGRLSSVPGIALHILGGRVRGITQVAVGQATVDAAARIRPDIAFLGTNGIHPTFGLSTPDPEEAAVKAAFVHSARRIVVLADSSKLDAETLVQFASLKDLDTLITDSEPGPELAAALEEADVDVVIA; the protein is encoded by the coding sequence GTGTTCGCCGAGGAGCGCCAGCAGAAGATTGCCGAGCTTGTTGCCGGCAGCGGCCGGGTCAGCGTGACCCTGCTGGCTGAGCGCTTCCGCATCACCACCGAAACCGTCCGCCGGGACCTCGCCACCCTTGAGAATGCCGGCACGGTTCGGCGCGTTCACGGCGGGGCGGTCGCGGCAGACCGCTTCAGCACTACCGAGGAGAGCGTCACCGAACGCGCCATCCGCCGGCCGGACCAGAAGAGCCGCATCGCCGAGGCCGCCCTCGCGCTCATCCCCCGCAACTCGCCCGGCAGCGTCCTGATCGACGGCGGAACCACCACCGAAGTCCTGGCCGACATGCTGGCCCGGCGCACCGCCGTCGAACTTTCCGAATCCGGCGGGGCCGGAACCGAACTGGTGGCCATCACGCACGCTGTCCCCATTGCGGGCAGGCTCTCCAGCGTCCCCGGCATCGCACTGCACATCCTGGGCGGCCGGGTACGGGGCATCACCCAGGTGGCCGTCGGCCAGGCAACCGTGGATGCAGCCGCACGGATCCGCCCGGATATTGCCTTCCTGGGGACCAACGGCATCCACCCCACCTTTGGACTCAGCACTCCCGATCCCGAAGAAGCCGCAGTGAAGGCTGCCTTCGTCCACTCGGCGCGCCGCATCGTGGTGCTGGCCGATTCCTCCAAGCTGGACGCGGAAACGCTGGTCCAGTTCGCCTCCCTGAAAGACCTGGACACCTTGATTACAGACAGCGAACCCGGCCCCGAACTCGCCGCAGCCCTGGAAGAGGCCGATGTAGACGTGGTGATCGCATGA
- a CDS encoding PTS fructose transporter subunit IIABC, which translates to MTQLITTELVELDRNLGNDPEAVIRHLASKVAATGRATEVEGLFADAYAREQKTATGIPGGIAIPHCRSAAVVEPTLAMARLSPKVDFGAKDGPADLVFFIAAPDGADQAHLKLLSKLARSLIKKDFTAALRNASSEAEIVELVDGALADKPAAHASPAPADAAPAAAAAASVSAGAGPAAAGPKRLVAVTACPTGIAHTYMAADSLVAAAQEAGVDLQVETQGSSGAKPLDPAVIAAADAVIFAVDVDVRGKERFAGKPVINAPVKRGIDEPAKMVQEALAAADDPHARRVPHFGAEEQAEQAAAEKGEHIGQKLKRALLTGVSYMIPFVAGGGLLIALGFLLGGYDITGVADKVVLENSFGNLPEGGLAIYLGAVFFKIGALSMGFLVPALAGYIAYAIADRPGIAPGFVAGAVSGFMGAGFLGGIVGGLLAGYIAHLIGTWQVARWLRGLMPVVIIPLLASIVASGLMFLVLGGPIAGLTTALNSWLSGMTGASAVVLGIILGLMMCFDLGGPVNKVAYAFAVAGLSAGSATNQAPWQIMATVMAAGMVPPLAMALATVLDKKLFSLAERENGKAAWLLGASFISEGAIPFAAADPLRVIPASMLGGALTGALTMAFNVTSQAPHGGIFVFFAIGNVLMFIVSIIAGTVVSALAVVALKRWAAPKTTATVESVPATV; encoded by the coding sequence GTGACTCAGCTCATCACCACGGAACTGGTCGAGCTCGACCGGAACCTGGGCAACGACCCCGAGGCGGTGATCCGGCACCTGGCAAGCAAGGTTGCTGCCACCGGACGCGCAACAGAGGTTGAAGGCCTCTTTGCCGACGCCTACGCCCGCGAACAGAAAACCGCCACCGGCATTCCCGGCGGCATCGCCATCCCGCACTGCCGCTCCGCGGCGGTAGTGGAGCCCACCCTGGCCATGGCCCGCCTTTCGCCCAAGGTGGACTTCGGCGCCAAGGACGGCCCCGCGGACCTGGTGTTCTTCATCGCCGCTCCGGACGGTGCCGACCAGGCCCACCTGAAGCTGCTCTCCAAGCTGGCCCGGTCCCTCATCAAAAAGGACTTCACGGCTGCCCTGCGCAACGCCTCCTCCGAGGCTGAGATCGTGGAGCTGGTGGACGGTGCCCTCGCCGACAAGCCGGCCGCGCACGCCTCCCCGGCGCCTGCCGATGCTGCCCCGGCGGCTGCCGCGGCTGCTTCGGTTTCCGCCGGCGCCGGTCCTGCCGCTGCCGGCCCCAAGCGCCTCGTCGCCGTCACCGCCTGCCCCACCGGCATCGCCCACACCTACATGGCAGCCGACTCCCTCGTGGCTGCCGCCCAGGAAGCCGGCGTGGACCTGCAGGTGGAGACCCAGGGTTCCTCCGGCGCCAAGCCGTTGGACCCCGCCGTCATCGCCGCCGCGGACGCCGTGATCTTCGCCGTTGACGTGGACGTGCGCGGCAAGGAGCGCTTCGCCGGCAAGCCGGTGATCAACGCCCCCGTCAAGCGCGGCATCGACGAGCCCGCCAAGATGGTCCAGGAAGCCCTGGCCGCCGCGGACGACCCCCACGCCCGCCGCGTTCCGCACTTTGGTGCCGAGGAACAGGCCGAGCAGGCGGCCGCCGAAAAGGGCGAGCACATCGGCCAGAAGCTGAAGAGGGCACTCCTCACCGGCGTCAGCTACATGATCCCGTTCGTTGCCGGTGGCGGCCTCCTGATCGCCCTTGGATTCCTGCTGGGCGGCTATGACATCACCGGCGTGGCGGACAAGGTGGTGCTGGAAAACAGCTTCGGCAACCTCCCCGAAGGCGGCCTGGCTATTTACCTCGGCGCTGTCTTCTTCAAGATCGGTGCCCTGTCCATGGGCTTCCTGGTCCCTGCTCTGGCCGGCTATATCGCCTACGCCATCGCTGACCGCCCGGGCATCGCCCCCGGTTTCGTGGCAGGCGCGGTTTCCGGATTCATGGGCGCCGGGTTCCTCGGCGGCATCGTGGGCGGCCTCCTGGCCGGCTACATCGCGCACCTGATCGGCACCTGGCAGGTGGCCCGCTGGCTGCGTGGCCTCATGCCTGTGGTCATCATCCCGCTGCTGGCTTCCATCGTGGCTTCCGGCCTGATGTTCCTGGTCCTCGGCGGCCCCATTGCGGGCCTCACCACCGCGCTCAACAGCTGGCTGTCCGGGATGACCGGTGCTTCCGCTGTAGTCCTGGGCATCATCCTGGGCCTCATGATGTGCTTCGACCTGGGTGGCCCGGTCAACAAGGTGGCCTACGCGTTCGCCGTGGCCGGCCTGAGCGCCGGCAGCGCCACCAACCAGGCACCGTGGCAGATCATGGCCACCGTGATGGCCGCAGGCATGGTCCCGCCGCTGGCCATGGCCCTGGCCACCGTCCTGGACAAGAAGCTCTTCAGCCTGGCTGAACGCGAAAACGGCAAGGCAGCCTGGCTGCTGGGCGCTTCGTTCATCTCCGAAGGCGCCATCCCGTTCGCCGCTGCTGATCCGCTGCGCGTCATCCCCGCCAGCATGCTGGGCGGCGCACTCACCGGCGCCCTCACCATGGCCTTCAACGTCACGTCGCAGGCACCCCACGGCGGTATCTTCGTGTTCTTCGCCATCGGCAACGTGCTGATGTTCATCGTCTCGATCATTGCCGGCACGGTGGTCAGTGCACTGGCCGTGGTGGCGCTGAAGCGCTGGGCAGCCCCGAAGACCACTGCTACCGTGGAGAGCGTCCCAGCAACGGTCTGA
- a CDS encoding 1-phosphofructokinase family hexose kinase yields the protein MIVTFTANPSLDRTVALPGPLERGEVQRAVSVTQESGGKGVNVSRALVASGLESLAVLPGADTDPVLAGLRATSVPFVSLPIDEPLRTNVALTEPGGVTTKINEPGPVLDDNQQEALLKLLLESSRGAGWVVLAGSLPPGFPSDFYATAARRLRSAADSESSGHTPLIAVDSSGQPLAAALTGGAEGMPDLLKPNAEELAELAAAAGFATAAADELEADPAAAAEAASAVVRSGVGAVLATLGSKGAVLVTADGAWLATHPPVAAVSTVGAGDSALAGYLLAHSQGAAPADCLRQAVAHGAAAASLPGSTVPAVHQTTPEAVTITALRKD from the coding sequence ATGATTGTCACCTTCACGGCCAACCCCAGCCTGGACCGCACCGTCGCCCTGCCCGGACCACTGGAACGCGGCGAAGTGCAGCGTGCTGTGTCCGTCACCCAGGAATCCGGCGGCAAGGGCGTCAACGTATCCCGGGCGCTGGTGGCCTCCGGCCTCGAGTCCCTGGCAGTCCTCCCCGGTGCGGACACCGACCCCGTCCTTGCGGGGCTGCGGGCAACCTCCGTGCCGTTTGTGTCCCTGCCCATCGACGAGCCGCTGCGCACCAACGTGGCCCTCACCGAGCCCGGCGGGGTCACCACCAAGATCAACGAACCCGGCCCCGTCCTGGACGACAACCAGCAGGAGGCGCTCCTCAAGCTGCTGCTGGAAAGCTCACGGGGTGCCGGCTGGGTGGTCCTGGCAGGTTCGCTGCCGCCGGGCTTCCCGTCAGATTTTTACGCGACGGCGGCCCGCCGCCTGCGTTCAGCTGCCGACAGCGAATCCTCAGGGCACACGCCACTGATCGCCGTCGACTCGTCCGGCCAGCCACTCGCCGCCGCCCTGACAGGCGGCGCGGAGGGCATGCCGGATCTTTTGAAGCCCAACGCCGAGGAACTGGCGGAACTGGCTGCTGCAGCCGGGTTCGCCACGGCCGCCGCTGACGAACTGGAAGCGGACCCGGCGGCTGCCGCCGAGGCCGCGTCCGCCGTCGTGCGTTCCGGTGTGGGTGCTGTGCTGGCAACTCTCGGTTCCAAGGGAGCTGTCCTCGTAACGGCCGACGGCGCGTGGCTGGCCACGCATCCGCCGGTCGCCGCAGTGAGCACGGTGGGTGCGGGAGATTCCGCACTGGCCGGCTACCTGCTCGCCCACAGCCAGGGCGCCGCCCCGGCTGACTGCCTGCGTCAGGCGGTGGCCCATGGAGCCGCCGCCGCCTCCCTGCCCGGTTCAACGGTTCCGGCAGTGCACCAAACCACCCCGGAAGCCGTAACCATCACGGCCCTTCGAAAGGATTGA
- a CDS encoding MFS transporter, producing MPTDQSNTDSSAGARNARGTEPAAVKAAKKPKLLPRRRLKESDVNVVDQPMLKKALGGTIVGNTMEWYDVGVFGYLITTMGPVFLPESDPTTRNLFLLGTFAATFIARPLGGVVFGWLGDKVGRQKILATTLMIMAASTFAVGLLPGYAQIGLWAAALLVLLKVIQGFSTGGEYAGATTFVSEYAADKRRGFFASFLDLGSYMGFAMGAALVSVLQLTLGQDTMEDWGWRIPFLLAGPLGLIAVYFRSKIEESPQFQATLDAQEENAKNATEGDTAAAKGPVGIIKAYWRPIVVAMVVVAAANTAGYALTSYMPTYLTTSKGYDEVHGTLLTIPVLVVMSLCIPLTGKLSDRIGRRPVLWVGAVSTIVLAIPAFLLIGVGEVWSTLAGLALVAFPVTFYVANLASSLPAQFPTSSRYGAMGIAYNFAVAIFGGTTPFIVELLIKSTGNDMMPAYYLMATSLVGAVAIYFLKESANRPLPGSMPSVDTEAEARELVKTQDENPLINVDELPFDTHPHHDGGKAPVNA from the coding sequence ATGCCCACAGACCAAAGCAACACCGACTCTTCAGCAGGCGCCAGGAACGCCCGCGGAACAGAACCAGCAGCAGTGAAAGCCGCCAAGAAGCCCAAGCTCCTTCCGCGGCGCCGGCTCAAGGAATCAGACGTCAACGTGGTTGACCAGCCGATGCTTAAGAAGGCCCTCGGCGGCACCATCGTAGGCAACACCATGGAGTGGTACGACGTAGGCGTGTTCGGCTACCTCATCACCACCATGGGTCCGGTCTTCCTGCCGGAATCCGATCCCACGACGCGCAACCTGTTCCTGTTGGGCACGTTCGCTGCAACCTTCATCGCCCGCCCACTCGGCGGCGTCGTATTCGGCTGGCTGGGCGACAAGGTGGGCCGGCAAAAGATCCTTGCCACCACGCTGATGATCATGGCCGCCAGCACGTTCGCCGTTGGCCTGTTGCCCGGCTACGCGCAGATCGGCCTGTGGGCCGCGGCCCTGCTGGTGCTGCTCAAGGTGATCCAGGGCTTCTCCACCGGCGGTGAGTACGCCGGTGCCACCACATTCGTCAGCGAGTACGCCGCCGACAAGCGCCGCGGCTTCTTCGCCAGCTTCCTCGACCTGGGCAGCTACATGGGCTTTGCCATGGGCGCTGCCCTGGTTTCAGTCCTGCAGCTGACCCTGGGCCAGGACACTATGGAGGATTGGGGCTGGCGCATCCCGTTCCTCTTGGCAGGTCCGCTGGGCCTGATCGCGGTGTACTTCCGGAGCAAGATCGAGGAATCCCCGCAGTTCCAGGCCACCCTGGACGCCCAGGAGGAGAACGCCAAGAACGCCACGGAGGGCGACACCGCCGCTGCCAAGGGCCCGGTGGGGATCATCAAGGCTTACTGGCGGCCCATCGTCGTGGCCATGGTCGTCGTGGCCGCCGCCAACACGGCAGGTTACGCCCTGACGTCCTACATGCCCACATACCTCACAACGTCCAAGGGCTACGACGAAGTGCACGGCACGCTGCTGACCATCCCGGTCCTGGTAGTCATGAGCCTCTGCATTCCACTGACCGGCAAGTTGTCTGACCGCATCGGCCGCCGTCCCGTTCTGTGGGTCGGTGCCGTGAGCACGATTGTCCTCGCCATCCCAGCCTTCCTGCTGATCGGCGTTGGAGAAGTGTGGTCCACCCTGGCCGGCCTGGCCCTGGTCGCTTTCCCTGTGACCTTCTACGTGGCTAACCTGGCGTCATCCCTGCCGGCGCAGTTCCCCACGTCCAGCCGGTACGGTGCCATGGGCATTGCCTACAACTTCGCGGTGGCGATCTTCGGTGGCACTACCCCCTTCATTGTGGAACTGCTGATCAAGTCAACCGGCAACGACATGATGCCCGCCTACTACCTGATGGCAACCTCCCTGGTGGGAGCCGTGGCCATCTACTTCCTGAAGGAATCGGCCAACCGCCCGCTGCCGGGATCCATGCCCAGCGTGGACACCGAGGCGGAGGCCCGCGAACTGGTCAAGACCCAGGACGAAAACCCGCTGATCAACGTGGACGAACTGC